The following proteins are co-located in the Pedobacter sp. FW305-3-2-15-E-R2A2 genome:
- a CDS encoding altronate dehydratase family protein yields MALAGLGKRNKPQVLKIHPKDNVLVALCDLKAGEKVEYQGTSYLLLEDVQAKHKFYMTDMNAGDEVLMYGTLVGKVQYSLQAGALMTTDNLKHAAAPYQYRPYNYSWTAPDVSKFEGRTFNGYHRADGRVGTANYWLFIPTVFCENRNLDVIRETLHNELGYAVTAKYKAYAQELIAAFKNGTDISSLTAPASFEEHRNERPFKNIDGIKFLNHQGGCGGIRQDAAVLSKLLAAYADHPNVAGVTVLSLGCQNLQVQDFRNDLQERNPDFDKPLYIFEQQQSQSEEHMIAEAIRKTFEGLVEANKIERSPAPLSKLNIGVKCGGSDGFSGISANPAVGYTSDLLVTLGATVLLAEFPELCGAEQNLIDRTKEEGAAKKFIHLMRAYSEAAEHAGSGFHMNPSPGNIKDGLITDAIKSNGAAKKGGTSPVEDVLDYTEPATKVGLNLVCTPGNDVEATTGKAASGATLILFTTGLGTPTGNPVCPVIKVATNNALTKRMGDIIDINTGPVIEGEKTIEEMGADILEYCIRAASGEVIPKSVLLNQDDFIPWKRGVSL; encoded by the coding sequence ATGGCATTGGCAGGATTGGGAAAGCGGAACAAACCACAGGTTTTAAAAATACATCCCAAGGATAATGTCCTTGTGGCACTCTGTGATTTGAAAGCAGGGGAAAAGGTGGAATATCAGGGTACCTCTTATTTATTGCTGGAGGATGTGCAGGCAAAGCATAAATTTTACATGACGGATATGAATGCCGGAGACGAGGTACTGATGTATGGGACCTTAGTAGGTAAAGTACAGTATTCGCTTCAGGCGGGTGCGTTGATGACTACCGATAATTTGAAACATGCAGCAGCGCCGTATCAATACCGTCCCTATAATTACAGCTGGACAGCTCCGGATGTGAGTAAATTTGAAGGCCGTACTTTTAATGGTTACCATCGTGCTGATGGCAGGGTAGGAACGGCAAATTACTGGTTGTTCATTCCCACTGTATTTTGTGAAAACCGCAACCTGGACGTGATTCGGGAGACATTACACAACGAATTGGGATATGCGGTTACCGCGAAATACAAAGCCTATGCGCAGGAGCTCATTGCGGCATTTAAAAATGGTACAGACATTTCCAGCTTAACCGCACCGGCATCTTTTGAGGAGCATAGAAACGAAAGACCATTTAAAAACATTGATGGGATTAAATTTTTGAATCATCAGGGTGGATGCGGAGGAATCAGGCAGGATGCAGCGGTATTGAGCAAATTACTGGCTGCTTATGCGGACCATCCCAACGTAGCTGGTGTGACCGTTTTAAGTCTGGGCTGTCAGAACCTGCAGGTACAGGATTTCAGAAATGACCTGCAGGAAAGAAATCCGGACTTTGATAAGCCCTTGTATATTTTTGAACAACAACAGTCGCAGAGCGAAGAGCACATGATTGCTGAAGCCATCAGAAAGACTTTTGAAGGTTTGGTAGAGGCGAACAAGATAGAACGTTCGCCGGCACCATTAAGCAAACTGAATATTGGTGTGAAATGCGGTGGTAGTGATGGGTTTAGTGGCATTTCTGCCAATCCGGCTGTGGGTTATACTTCTGATTTGCTGGTTACCCTGGGTGCAACAGTTTTATTGGCGGAATTTCCGGAGTTATGCGGCGCCGAACAAAACCTGATCGACCGCACAAAAGAGGAAGGAGCCGCAAAGAAGTTCATTCATTTGATGAGGGCTTACAGTGAGGCAGCGGAGCATGCAGGATCTGGTTTCCACATGAATCCATCTCCCGGAAACATCAAAGACGGATTGATTACCGATGCTATTAAGAGCAATGGTGCCGCAAAGAAAGGAGGGACCTCGCCAGTTGAAGACGTACTGGATTATACCGAACCCGCCACCAAAGTCGGATTAAATCTGGTCTGTACGCCAGGAAATGATGTGGAGGCAACAACAGGTAAGGCTGCCAGTGGGGCAACCTTAATCCTATTTACGACCGGATTAGGCACGCCTACAGGAAATCCGGTATGCCCGGTGATCAAGGTAGCCACCAATAATGCCCTGACCAAACGAATGGGGGATATCATCGACATCAATACCGGTCCGGTGATAGAAGGGGAGAAAACCATTGAAGAAATGGGGGCTGATATTTTGGAATATTGCATCAGGGCCGCAAGTGGTGAAGTGATTCCAAAATCGGTACTGCTCAATCAGGATGATTTTATCCCATGGAAAAGAGGCGTTTCTTTATAG
- a CDS encoding GNAT family N-acetyltransferase — MEYIKISKASIREIETIQQIGKETFFETFAASNTAADMKKYLDENFNQEKLSAEIEQPDSQFYIAWEDQRAIGYLKVNTGQAQTELQEESSLEIERIYVLSAYHGKKVGQLLYEKAQEVAGLLKKSSIWLGVWEENPRAIKFYTRNGFVPFGQHLFKMGEDEQTDIMMRKRL, encoded by the coding sequence ATGGAATACATTAAAATCAGTAAAGCCTCGATCAGGGAGATCGAAACGATACAGCAAATCGGGAAAGAAACATTTTTTGAGACCTTTGCAGCAAGCAACACTGCGGCCGATATGAAAAAATACCTGGATGAAAATTTCAATCAGGAGAAACTGAGCGCAGAAATTGAGCAGCCGGATTCGCAGTTCTACATTGCATGGGAAGATCAGCGTGCCATCGGCTATCTTAAAGTAAATACAGGGCAGGCGCAGACCGAATTACAGGAGGAAAGCTCGCTCGAAATAGAGCGGATTTACGTCTTAAGTGCCTACCACGGTAAAAAAGTCGGACAACTCCTGTATGAAAAAGCGCAGGAAGTAGCCGGACTATTAAAAAAATCCTCCATCTGGCTGGGTGTTTGGGAAGAGAATCCAAGAGCCATAAAATTCTATACCAGGAATGGATTTGTTCCCTTCGGTCAACACCTCTTTAAAATGGGCGAGGATGAGCAGACCGACATCATGATGAGAAAGAGGCTATAA
- a CDS encoding FMN-binding negative transcriptional regulator: MYIPNQFQFKDEAEKIAFMKQYSFATIITNKEHIPIATQLPFYIDNNSGKLVLSSHFAIANEQAKYIEANTSLVLFTAPHAYISPSHYDKKESVPTWDYISVHAYGKAKVLEEESSKIKVLEEMISFYDRDYLAQWNSLSDKFKKGMMRGIVAFELEVTDLQGQKKLSQNKTEAERQRIVEHLEKTNNSVENDLATYIRKL, translated from the coding sequence ATGTACATACCGAATCAATTTCAGTTTAAGGACGAAGCGGAAAAAATTGCTTTCATGAAGCAATACAGTTTTGCAACGATCATTACCAATAAGGAGCATATTCCCATTGCCACCCAGTTACCATTTTATATAGATAACAATTCAGGTAAATTAGTTCTAAGTTCTCATTTTGCCATTGCCAATGAGCAGGCAAAATACATCGAAGCAAATACTTCTTTAGTCCTGTTCACAGCACCACATGCCTATATATCACCCAGTCATTATGATAAAAAAGAGAGCGTTCCAACCTGGGATTACATTTCAGTGCATGCCTATGGTAAAGCAAAAGTTCTTGAGGAGGAAAGTTCCAAAATCAAGGTTTTGGAAGAGATGATTAGCTTTTATGACCGGGATTACCTGGCACAATGGAACAGCCTTTCCGACAAATTTAAAAAAGGGATGATGAGGGGCATCGTAGCGTTTGAACTGGAAGTAACCGATTTGCAGGGACAGAAAAAATTAAGCCAGAATAAAACCGAAGCAGAGCGACAGCGGATTGTTGAACATCTGGAAAAAACGAACAATAGCGTTGAAAATGACCTGGCAACTTACATCCGAAAACTATAA
- a CDS encoding PLP-dependent aminotransferase family protein: protein MNSPISLQLFTEISFISSSGRSLYLQLSDAILSFIKNGKLRSGQKLPGSRDVAALLKINRITVAKAYEELQTQGWLESFVGNGTFVSSHIVDHEPENLGGSLVPASLKKAGFSMPSMNYLDKAFDNPVTELHLDDGYPDPRLAPLKEFYRAYRTQLTRSGLYDKFGSYSNSAGPGYYREAIADYLNETRGLKAKAGNILSVRGTLMGINLVCTALINPGDVIVSGIPGWKRAEHNFIHARARHIGIKVDEYGIVVDELKEICRKQKVRMVYVTPHHHYPTTVSLRIDRRLELLRLANEYGFIIFEDDYDFDFHYKHRPLLPLASADENGMVIYCGSFGKSFSPAFRMGYLVASENVIQHLARVRILLDRQGDHILDHAMAELLNDNTTQRYLRKALTVYEERRDLFCELLSTELKNGVNFTVPEGGMTVWTEFDPSVNLEILAKKAYVKGLHISDGKAHQYSDYKTNAIRLGFASSSKEELIRSVEILKGLI from the coding sequence ATGAATAGTCCAATTTCTCTGCAGCTTTTCACTGAAATCTCATTCATCTCCTCTTCCGGCAGGTCTCTTTATTTGCAGCTTTCGGATGCAATTTTGTCCTTCATCAAAAATGGAAAATTACGCTCTGGACAAAAATTGCCTGGTTCAAGAGACGTTGCCGCCTTATTGAAAATTAACAGGATTACCGTTGCTAAGGCCTATGAAGAATTGCAGACACAAGGCTGGCTGGAAAGCTTCGTTGGCAATGGCACGTTCGTCTCCTCACACATTGTAGATCACGAACCCGAAAACCTGGGTGGGAGCCTTGTACCTGCTTCATTAAAAAAGGCTGGCTTTAGCATGCCATCGATGAACTACCTGGATAAGGCTTTCGACAATCCTGTTACGGAACTTCATTTAGACGATGGTTATCCGGATCCCAGACTGGCGCCATTAAAGGAATTTTATCGGGCTTACCGTACCCAGTTAACGCGAAGCGGATTATATGATAAATTTGGCAGTTACAGCAATTCTGCTGGTCCTGGTTATTACAGAGAAGCGATAGCCGACTATCTTAATGAAACGCGGGGTTTAAAAGCAAAGGCAGGTAACATTCTTTCTGTGAGGGGAACTTTAATGGGGATTAACCTGGTCTGTACTGCACTGATTAATCCAGGTGATGTCATTGTTTCGGGGATACCGGGCTGGAAAAGAGCCGAACATAATTTTATTCACGCCAGAGCCAGACATATCGGGATAAAAGTAGATGAATACGGGATCGTTGTAGATGAACTGAAAGAAATCTGCAGGAAACAAAAGGTGAGGATGGTTTACGTCACACCGCATCACCATTATCCGACTACAGTGTCGCTCCGGATTGACCGTAGATTAGAATTATTGCGGCTCGCTAATGAATATGGATTCATCATTTTTGAAGATGACTACGATTTTGATTTTCACTATAAACACCGTCCGCTATTGCCACTGGCCAGTGCCGATGAAAACGGTATGGTCATTTACTGCGGATCATTCGGCAAAAGCTTTTCCCCGGCTTTTCGCATGGGATATCTGGTGGCTTCAGAAAATGTGATCCAGCACCTTGCCAGGGTTCGGATTCTGTTGGATAGGCAGGGAGACCACATTTTAGACCATGCAATGGCCGAACTGTTGAATGATAACACCACACAACGTTACCTCAGGAAGGCGTTGACTGTATATGAAGAAAGACGTGATCTTTTCTGTGAATTGCTAAGTACTGAACTGAAAAATGGCGTAAATTTTACCGTTCCTGAAGGCGGGATGACCGTTTGGACGGAATTTGATCCATCAGTAAACCTGGAAATCCTGGCAAAAAAAGCGTATGTCAAAGGACTGCACATATCCGATGGCAAAGCACACCAATATTCTGACTATAAAACCAATGCGATTCGTTTGGGCTTTGCCTCTTCTTCAAAGGAAGAATTGATCAGGAGCGTGGAAATTCTCAAAGGGTTGATCTGA
- a CDS encoding aldose epimerase family protein, whose protein sequence is MNNRLYPTCLALIFIGALSGCTSSLNKNAAVNDTSAVSVLSVPDSGAFKGEVKGKAVNLYTLVNKNNAKAVITNYGGRLVSLWVPDGKNGFKDVVLGYDSLKSYQKKGEPFFGALIGRYGNRIAKGKFSLDGKAYQLELNDGVNTLHGGSSGFYGQVWDAKKINDQTLELSYVSKDGEGGYPGNLQVKVSYELTDNNEVKISYTATTDKNTVVNLTNHAYFNLNGAGDSTITDHLLSIDADTYTPVDETLIPTGKIEKLAGTPFDFNKPTLIGARINDSNQQLKYGKGYDHNFVLRKAAGLQKVATVSSPKTGIVMEILTEEPGLQFYSGNFLTGADHDGKGKSSYPHRSAFCLETQHFPDAPNQPAFPTTTLKPGQEYKTVTIYRFSVKK, encoded by the coding sequence ATGAACAACAGACTCTATCCAACCTGCTTAGCCCTCATTTTTATTGGCGCTTTAAGCGGATGCACCAGTTCCTTAAATAAAAATGCCGCAGTCAACGACACCTCGGCTGTATCAGTCCTGTCCGTTCCCGATTCCGGAGCCTTTAAGGGGGAAGTAAAAGGGAAAGCAGTGAACCTCTATACTTTGGTGAATAAGAATAATGCAAAAGCAGTAATCACCAATTACGGAGGACGTCTCGTGTCTTTATGGGTTCCTGATGGTAAAAACGGCTTCAAAGACGTGGTGTTGGGGTACGACAGCCTGAAATCATATCAGAAAAAAGGAGAACCTTTTTTCGGTGCCTTAATCGGCCGCTATGGAAACCGGATTGCAAAAGGGAAATTCAGTTTAGATGGAAAAGCTTATCAGCTGGAATTGAATGATGGTGTAAATACCTTGCATGGTGGTTCCAGTGGTTTTTACGGGCAGGTATGGGATGCTAAAAAAATCAATGATCAGACCTTGGAGCTGAGTTATGTTTCTAAGGATGGAGAGGGAGGATATCCGGGAAACCTGCAGGTTAAGGTAAGCTATGAGCTGACGGATAACAATGAGGTTAAAATCAGTTATACTGCAACTACAGATAAAAATACCGTGGTTAACCTGACCAATCATGCCTATTTTAACCTCAATGGAGCAGGAGATTCGACGATCACCGACCATTTGTTGAGTATTGATGCGGATACTTACACGCCGGTTGATGAAACTTTAATTCCGACTGGAAAAATAGAAAAACTTGCAGGTACGCCATTTGATTTCAATAAACCTACTTTAATTGGTGCCAGGATTAACGACAGCAATCAGCAATTGAAATATGGAAAAGGTTACGATCATAATTTCGTGTTAAGAAAAGCTGCAGGTCTGCAGAAAGTAGCTACAGTGAGTAGTCCGAAAACAGGTATTGTAATGGAAATTCTAACAGAGGAACCCGGACTTCAGTTTTACAGTGGTAATTTTCTAACCGGAGCAGATCATGATGGAAAAGGAAAAAGCAGCTACCCGCACCGTTCTGCATTTTGCCTGGAAACACAGCATTTTCCTGATGCACCAAATCAACCTGCTTTTCCGACAACAACATTGAAGCCAGGACAGGAATACAAAACAGTAACCATTTATCGGTTCTCTGTAAAGAAATAG
- a CDS encoding sodium/sugar symporter encodes MNNNLVATDYVVFIIYFLVVSGYGYYIYRQRKKNEHDAKAFFLAEGTLTWWAIGASLIASNISAEQFIGMSGEGFFLGIAVAAYEWIAAIALIIVAVWFIPVYLKNKIYTMPQFLKTRYNESVALIMAVFWLFLYVFVNLTSILYLGAVAINGLTGGDYLHVIMIGLAVFALIISLGGMKVVAYTDVIQVAVLIFGGLVTTYIALTVVGEKFGVGANAIAGFQVLMDHAPEHFKMIIPKPTAESTQNEISKYLTFPGLASYVAGIWIINLNYWGCNQYITQRALGADLKTARTGILFAGLLKLMMPLIVMLPGIAAYVLYKGGHLPQLIGGKDGAYSAILTFLPTGLKGLSVAALTAAIVASLAGKVNSISTIFTLDIYAKYFKKGTEEKNLVLVGRSTVFVGMILAVLFTWNDLLGIGGEGGFTFIQKYTGFISPGVFAMFILGMFWKRTTGSAAIAGVLAGFLFSVFFNEMAPGLLGNDTLLYTAYPNGKGGFEIPFHICMGLSFFFTMAIMILMSLAGPKVNPKAFELDKSMFKVAPSTMALIVVTLLLIAALYVKFW; translated from the coding sequence ATGAACAATAATTTAGTAGCTACAGATTATGTAGTTTTCATCATCTACTTTTTAGTCGTTTCCGGCTATGGGTATTATATTTACCGACAACGTAAAAAGAATGAGCATGATGCCAAAGCATTCTTTCTTGCGGAAGGAACACTGACCTGGTGGGCCATAGGTGCCTCTCTAATCGCCTCCAACATTTCTGCCGAGCAATTTATTGGCATGAGTGGCGAAGGTTTCTTTCTGGGCATTGCTGTGGCAGCTTACGAATGGATTGCCGCCATTGCACTGATTATCGTTGCGGTTTGGTTCATTCCTGTCTACCTCAAGAACAAGATCTATACCATGCCTCAGTTTCTGAAGACCAGGTACAACGAGTCTGTTGCCCTGATCATGGCGGTTTTCTGGTTGTTCTTATATGTATTTGTGAACCTGACTTCTATCCTTTACCTGGGTGCTGTGGCCATTAACGGACTTACGGGTGGAGATTACCTGCATGTGATCATGATCGGACTTGCTGTATTTGCACTGATCATTTCCTTAGGAGGTATGAAAGTAGTGGCTTATACTGACGTGATTCAGGTGGCTGTTCTGATCTTTGGAGGATTGGTAACCACCTATATCGCCTTAACGGTAGTAGGTGAGAAATTCGGTGTTGGCGCCAATGCCATTGCCGGATTCCAGGTTTTGATGGATCATGCTCCTGAGCACTTCAAGATGATCATTCCAAAACCGACAGCAGAATCGACACAAAATGAGATCAGTAAATACCTGACTTTCCCTGGACTCGCTTCTTATGTTGCGGGCATCTGGATCATCAACCTCAACTACTGGGGATGTAATCAATACATCACCCAGCGTGCATTGGGAGCGGATCTTAAAACCGCACGAACAGGGATTCTTTTTGCTGGTCTTTTAAAGCTGATGATGCCGTTAATCGTGATGTTGCCAGGTATTGCGGCTTATGTATTGTACAAAGGCGGACATTTACCTCAATTGATCGGTGGCAAAGACGGCGCCTATTCTGCGATACTTACCTTTTTACCGACCGGTCTTAAAGGGCTGTCTGTAGCGGCATTAACCGCAGCCATCGTGGCTTCACTTGCCGGAAAGGTAAACAGCATTTCGACCATCTTCACCCTGGACATCTACGCCAAGTATTTTAAGAAAGGTACAGAAGAAAAAAACCTCGTTCTTGTGGGTAGGTCAACCGTATTTGTGGGGATGATCCTGGCGGTACTCTTCACCTGGAATGACCTCCTTGGTATTGGTGGTGAAGGTGGCTTTACCTTTATCCAGAAATACACCGGTTTTATTAGTCCGGGTGTATTTGCCATGTTTATCCTGGGGATGTTCTGGAAAAGAACCACCGGTAGCGCAGCCATTGCGGGTGTACTGGCCGGATTTCTGTTCTCCGTTTTCTTCAATGAAATGGCACCAGGCCTGTTGGGCAATGATACCTTGCTGTATACCGCTTATCCGAATGGTAAAGGTGGTTTCGAGATTCCATTCCATATCTGTATGGGGCTCTCCTTCTTCTTTACGATGGCCATCATGATTTTGATGAGTCTGGCCGGACCTAAAGTAAATCCTAAAGCTTTCGAACTTGATAAATCCATGTTCAAAGTTGCCCCATCTACGATGGCGCTGATCGTGGTCACGCTGTTGCTCATTGCAGCGTTGTATGTGAAGTTCTGGTAG
- the araA gene encoding L-arabinose isomerase gives MINLKELEVWFITGSQHLYGEETLKLVAEHAQQVAGSLDTAPQIPVKVIYKPIVKTPEEIFETLQQANVAANCIGVITWMHTFSPAKMWIRGLNILQKPLLHLHTQFNRDIPWDTIDMDFMNLNQSAHGDREFGFMVTRMRKDRKVVVGHWQDPEVLKEIDTWTRAAAGWHDWQGAKFARFGDNMRYVAVTDGDKVEAELKFGFQVNTYGIGDLVAVINSIPEESIQELLKVYESSYIMTADLLPGGDRHPSVYEAAKIELGLKKFLEDGNFKGFSDTFEDLHGMIQLPGIAAQRLMAEGYGFAGEGDWKTAALVRACKVMGAGLPGANAFMEDYTYHFDPANSMVLGSHMLEVDASLANEKARLEVHPLGIGGKADPARLIFSVAAGNALNASIIDMGNRFRLLVNEVEAVAPEHQLPKLPVAQVLWKPLPDMKTGCAAWIYAGGAHHTAYSQNLTSAHLLDFANIAGIEYINIGADTKINQFRNELQWNEIFYK, from the coding sequence ATGATCAATTTAAAAGAATTAGAAGTCTGGTTCATTACCGGTAGCCAGCACCTGTACGGAGAAGAAACATTGAAATTAGTAGCCGAGCACGCACAGCAGGTAGCGGGATCGCTGGATACCGCTCCACAGATCCCCGTTAAAGTCATTTATAAACCCATCGTAAAAACACCAGAGGAGATCTTTGAAACCTTACAACAGGCCAATGTTGCTGCAAATTGTATTGGCGTCATCACCTGGATGCATACCTTCTCCCCTGCTAAAATGTGGATCAGGGGATTGAATATTCTTCAGAAACCATTACTTCACCTGCATACCCAGTTTAACCGTGACATTCCATGGGATACCATCGATATGGATTTCATGAACCTGAACCAGAGTGCACATGGCGACCGGGAGTTTGGATTTATGGTGACCCGGATGCGCAAAGACCGAAAAGTAGTGGTAGGCCACTGGCAGGATCCCGAAGTATTGAAGGAAATTGATACCTGGACACGGGCAGCGGCCGGCTGGCACGATTGGCAAGGCGCTAAATTTGCGAGATTTGGCGACAACATGCGTTATGTAGCCGTTACTGATGGCGACAAAGTAGAGGCTGAACTGAAGTTTGGTTTTCAAGTCAACACTTACGGTATTGGCGACCTCGTTGCGGTGATCAACAGCATTCCTGAGGAATCCATTCAGGAGCTCCTGAAGGTATACGAATCCAGTTACATTATGACCGCCGACCTGCTCCCTGGTGGCGACAGACATCCTTCTGTCTATGAGGCGGCAAAAATAGAGCTTGGTCTGAAGAAATTCCTGGAAGATGGTAATTTTAAAGGCTTTAGCGATACATTTGAAGATTTACATGGTATGATTCAACTCCCTGGCATCGCCGCTCAGCGATTGATGGCTGAGGGATATGGATTTGCCGGAGAGGGCGACTGGAAAACCGCAGCATTGGTACGTGCCTGTAAGGTAATGGGTGCCGGATTACCTGGTGCCAATGCTTTTATGGAAGATTATACCTATCATTTTGATCCGGCCAATTCTATGGTACTGGGTTCCCATATGCTGGAAGTTGATGCTTCTCTGGCCAATGAAAAAGCGCGATTGGAAGTACATCCATTAGGCATTGGCGGCAAAGCGGATCCAGCCAGACTGATCTTCAGTGTTGCTGCAGGAAATGCACTCAATGCTTCTATTATCGATATGGGCAATCGATTCCGCTTACTTGTAAACGAAGTGGAAGCGGTAGCACCTGAACACCAATTGCCAAAGCTACCTGTCGCACAGGTGTTATGGAAACCACTCCCTGATATGAAAACCGGCTGTGCTGCCTGGATCTATGCCGGAGGTGCACACCATACCGCTTATAGTCAGAATCTGACCAGCGCGCATTTACTCGATTTTGCCAACATTGCTGGTATAGAATATATCAACATCGGTGCCGATACCAAGATCAACCAGTTTAGAAATGAACTGCAATGGAACGAAATCTTTTATAAATAA
- a CDS encoding glycoside hydrolase family 27 protein, translating into MNVNMVRTVIMGSKKIVWAAAFLLGTLTTVKAQQKDFHDWARTPPMGWNSWDCFGPTVVESEVKANADYMSKNLKAFGWEYVVVDIRWYVGNDKAHGYNESNPDYVLDDYGRFQPAVNRFPSAAGGKGFKPLADYIHKKGLKFGIHIMRGIPVEAVKRNLPIMGSKATAKDIYSTELQCLWLRDMYTVVAGRDGAQEYYNSLFKLYASWGVDFIKVDDLSRPYHTGEVEMIRKAIALTGRKIVLSTSPGETPIASAPHVQEHANMWRTVDDFWDNWPMLKDHFDVFERWNKYRAAGAWPDGDMLPLGKIGIRAERGNPRMTAFTKDEQYTLMTLWTIFRSPLMFGGDLPGNDAFTLSLLTNREVLNVLNHSTNNRQLFRNEQGICWVAEDRKTGDQYLALFNPGDDDQPVKISVNLKDLGFSKACKVRDLWSKTDKGTVKGTFTANINKHGAGLFRLSAIK; encoded by the coding sequence TTGAACGTAAACATGGTCCGGACAGTTATTATGGGCAGTAAAAAAATAGTATGGGCAGCAGCGTTCCTGCTTGGAACGCTAACCACCGTAAAAGCACAGCAAAAAGATTTTCACGACTGGGCCAGGACGCCTCCAATGGGCTGGAACAGCTGGGATTGCTTTGGTCCTACTGTAGTAGAATCTGAAGTAAAAGCCAATGCAGATTATATGTCTAAAAATCTGAAAGCATTCGGATGGGAATATGTGGTCGTAGACATCCGCTGGTATGTAGGTAATGACAAAGCACATGGATACAATGAAAGCAACCCTGATTATGTTCTCGATGACTATGGCAGATTTCAACCCGCTGTAAACCGTTTTCCATCTGCTGCAGGTGGCAAAGGATTTAAGCCGCTGGCAGACTATATCCATAAAAAAGGACTGAAATTTGGCATCCACATCATGCGGGGCATTCCGGTCGAAGCGGTAAAACGCAACTTGCCCATCATGGGCAGTAAAGCTACCGCCAAAGACATTTACAGCACAGAGCTGCAATGCCTGTGGTTGCGGGATATGTATACCGTAGTGGCGGGCCGTGATGGCGCACAGGAATATTACAACTCTTTGTTTAAACTCTATGCTTCATGGGGCGTGGATTTTATTAAGGTGGATGACCTTTCCAGACCTTACCATACCGGAGAGGTGGAAATGATCCGTAAAGCAATCGCGTTGACGGGTAGAAAAATTGTATTGAGTACCTCACCCGGAGAAACACCAATCGCAAGCGCTCCTCATGTTCAGGAGCATGCCAATATGTGGCGTACTGTAGACGATTTCTGGGACAACTGGCCGATGCTAAAAGATCATTTTGATGTTTTTGAGCGCTGGAATAAATACCGCGCAGCAGGTGCCTGGCCGGATGGCGATATGCTTCCATTGGGGAAAATAGGGATTCGTGCAGAGCGTGGAAACCCAAGGATGACTGCCTTTACCAAAGATGAGCAATATACCTTGATGACGCTATGGACGATATTTCGCTCCCCATTGATGTTTGGTGGCGACCTGCCTGGAAATGACGCTTTTACCCTTTCCCTGCTGACGAACAGGGAGGTCCTCAATGTCCTGAACCACAGCACAAACAACCGGCAATTGTTTCGTAATGAACAGGGAATCTGTTGGGTGGCAGAGGACCGAAAAACCGGAGATCAATACCTCGCCCTTTTTAACCCGGGCGATGATGACCAGCCTGTTAAGATTTCTGTAAACCTGAAAGATCTTGGTTTTAGCAAGGCCTGTAAGGTCAGAGATCTTTGGAGCAAAACTGACAAAGGCACCGTTAAGGGGACCTTTACCGCCAACATCAATAAACACGGAGCTGGACTTTTCCGTCTCTCTGCAATTAAATAA
- a CDS encoding L-ribulose-5-phosphate 4-epimerase, translated as MSIYKIIREMAYEANMELPKLNLVLFTFGNVSAADRDEGVFAIKPSGVPYKDLSPDKMVIVDFDGNTVEGSLRPSSDTKTHAVLYKHWDGINGIVHTHSTYATSWAQAQMDVPIFGTTHADHLTVDIPCAPPMDDEMIKGNYEYETGFQIINHFKKLGYSHHEVEMILVGNHAPFTWGKTAEKAVYNSAVLESVAQMALLTNQINPQSPKLKEALIKKHFERKHGPDSYYGQ; from the coding sequence ATGAGCATTTATAAAATCATACGTGAAATGGCCTATGAGGCTAATATGGAACTACCAAAGTTAAACCTGGTGCTTTTTACTTTCGGAAATGTAAGTGCCGCCGACAGGGATGAGGGTGTTTTTGCCATTAAGCCAAGCGGCGTGCCCTACAAAGATCTTTCGCCAGATAAAATGGTGATCGTAGATTTTGACGGCAATACCGTGGAAGGATCACTCAGGCCATCTTCAGATACCAAAACCCATGCTGTTCTTTACAAACATTGGGATGGAATCAATGGCATTGTACATACCCATTCCACCTATGCGACCTCCTGGGCTCAGGCACAAATGGATGTACCTATTTTTGGGACCACTCATGCCGATCACCTGACGGTGGATATTCCCTGCGCACCGCCAATGGATGACGAGATGATCAAAGGAAATTACGAATATGAAACCGGTTTCCAGATCATCAACCACTTTAAGAAACTTGGCTATAGTCACCATGAAGTGGAAATGATCCTCGTTGGAAATCATGCTCCTTTTACCTGGGGGAAGACGGCAGAAAAAGCAGTTTATAATAGCGCCGTGCTGGAATCTGTAGCACAAATGGCGTTGCTGACCAATCAAATTAACCCGCAATCACCAAAACTGAAGGAAGCATTAATCAAGAAACATTTTGAACGTAAACATGGTCCGGACAGTTATTATGGGCAGTAA